In a single window of the Sorangium aterium genome:
- a CDS encoding sensor histidine kinase, whose amino-acid sequence MRLASKLTLALVLVMCAALGLYGYLSVRRERALFEADMRRDEHLIGIALRAAVVETWRRDGMGQALQLLDEMSEREDGVRFRWVWLDAPAGDRFAPALPAAEIAELSHGTEVFRLEREGDKSGRFYTYAPVAVEPGRAGAIEISESLEEEETYVQASVVNTVVTIVALAALSGLLAMTFGQVLVGRPTRRLVDKARRIGEGDLGGPLLLPQRDELGRIAHEINAMCEHLAEARERAARETTARIAALEQLRHADRLTTVGKLASGLAHELGTPLNVVGGRAKMIARGLPQEEAAESARIIAEQADRMTKIIRQLLDFARRRVAQKAPADLAHIARQTLALLEPLARRRSVTLRLDEAAGGAAHAEVDSGQMQQVLTNLIMNGMQSMKRGGELTVRVERAEARPPADHGGAAGEHVAVRVTDGGEGVAPENIPRIFEPFFTTKNVGEGTGLGLSVSYGIVREHGGWIEVESELGKGSTFTVYLAPSGQDGADGAG is encoded by the coding sequence ATGCGGCTCGCCAGCAAGCTCACCTTGGCCCTCGTCCTCGTCATGTGCGCGGCGCTGGGCCTGTACGGTTATCTCTCCGTCCGGCGCGAGCGGGCGCTCTTCGAGGCGGACATGCGGCGCGACGAGCACCTCATCGGCATCGCGCTCCGCGCGGCGGTTGTCGAGACGTGGCGCCGGGACGGGATGGGCCAGGCGCTCCAGCTGCTCGACGAGATGAGCGAGCGCGAGGATGGCGTGCGCTTCCGCTGGGTGTGGCTCGACGCGCCGGCCGGGGATCGCTTCGCGCCCGCGCTGCCCGCCGCCGAGATCGCGGAGCTCTCGCACGGCACCGAGGTCTTCCGGCTCGAGCGCGAGGGCGACAAGAGCGGGCGCTTCTACACGTACGCGCCCGTCGCGGTGGAGCCCGGGCGCGCCGGCGCCATCGAGATCTCCGAGTCGCTCGAGGAAGAAGAGACGTACGTCCAGGCGAGCGTGGTCAACACCGTGGTCACCATCGTCGCCCTCGCGGCGCTGAGCGGGCTCCTGGCGATGACCTTCGGGCAGGTCCTCGTCGGGCGCCCGACGCGGCGGCTCGTCGACAAGGCGCGGCGGATCGGCGAGGGCGACCTCGGCGGGCCGCTGCTCCTGCCGCAGCGCGACGAGCTCGGGCGGATCGCCCACGAGATCAACGCGATGTGCGAGCACCTGGCCGAGGCGCGCGAGCGCGCGGCCCGCGAGACGACCGCGCGCATCGCCGCGCTGGAGCAGCTCCGGCACGCGGATCGGCTCACCACCGTGGGCAAGCTGGCGTCGGGGCTCGCGCACGAGCTCGGCACGCCGCTCAACGTGGTGGGCGGCCGCGCCAAGATGATCGCGCGCGGCCTGCCGCAGGAGGAGGCGGCGGAGAGCGCGCGCATCATCGCCGAGCAGGCGGACCGGATGACGAAGATCATCCGGCAGCTGCTGGACTTCGCGCGCCGCCGGGTGGCGCAGAAGGCGCCGGCCGATCTCGCGCACATCGCGCGCCAGACGCTGGCGCTCCTGGAGCCCCTCGCCCGGAGGCGGAGCGTGACGCTCCGCCTCGACGAGGCGGCCGGCGGGGCGGCGCACGCCGAGGTGGACTCGGGGCAGATGCAGCAGGTGCTCACGAACCTCATCATGAACGGCATGCAGTCGATGAAGCGGGGCGGCGAGCTCACCGTGCGGGTGGAGCGCGCCGAGGCGCGCCCGCCGGCCGACCACGGCGGCGCCGCGGGCGAGCACGTCGCCGTCCGGGTGACCGACGGCGGCGAGGGGGTCGCGCCGGAGAACATCCCCCGCATCTTCGAGCCGTTCTTCACCACGAAGAACGTCGGCGAGGGCACGGGCCTCGGGCTGAGCGTGTCCTACGGGATCGTGCGCGAGCACGGCGGCTGGATCGAGGTGGAGAGCGAGCTCGGCAAGGGCTCGACGTTCACTGTGTACCTCGCGCCGAGCGGGCAGGATGGCGCGGATGGCGCAGGATGA
- a CDS encoding Uma2 family endonuclease, which translates to MGQPAEKQRRATYADLEAVPANKVAELIGGVLHVLPRPAPRHANAEGALQGELFGPFHRGRGGPGGWWILPEPELHFPDPDAPGEIDALVPDLAGWRRERMPELPETAFFPLAPDWICEVLSPSTASVDRDEKMPIYAREGVRYAWLVDPIARTLEASSLVLGRGWGPAVIYRDAARVGVEPFEAIELDLSVLWAT; encoded by the coding sequence ATGGGCCAGCCCGCCGAGAAGCAGCGCCGAGCCACCTACGCCGACCTCGAAGCCGTCCCGGCGAACAAGGTGGCGGAGCTCATCGGCGGCGTGCTCCACGTCCTGCCCCGCCCGGCACCCCGACATGCGAACGCCGAGGGAGCCCTTCAGGGCGAGCTGTTCGGCCCCTTCCACCGCGGTCGTGGCGGTCCGGGCGGATGGTGGATCCTCCCCGAGCCCGAGCTCCACTTCCCCGACCCGGACGCGCCGGGCGAGATCGACGCGCTCGTACCCGACCTCGCCGGCTGGCGCCGCGAGCGCATGCCGGAGCTACCGGAGACGGCCTTCTTCCCGCTCGCTCCGGACTGGATCTGCGAGGTGCTGAGCCCGTCGACGGCGTCTGTCGACCGTGACGAGAAGATGCCGATCTACGCGCGCGAGGGCGTGCGGTACGCATGGCTGGTCGACCCGATCGCACGGACGTTGGAGGCCTCCTCGCTCGTCTTGGGCCGGGGCTGGGGGCCCGCCGTCATCTACCGCGACGCTGCGCGCGTGGGAGTCGAGCCCTTCGAGGCGATCGAGCTCGATCTCTCGGTGCTCTGGGCGACGTAG
- a CDS encoding sigma-54-dependent transcriptional regulator — MGRRALIIDDDEAMCAWLSADLRSRGVEATTRTSPAEALALLEADDGFDVILTDLNMRGMDGIAVCGRAAEIRPDVPVVVITAFGSIETAVQAIRAGAYDYVTKPVDIEALALALERAIAHHALKAEVRRLRRAVAGPGGFPDLIGRSAAMRGVQDLIERIADADATVLITGESGTGKEVVAKALHARSRRKEGPFVAINCAAVPESLIESELFGHVRGAFTDARAARSGLFVEANGGTLLLDEIGELPLAVQPKLLRALQERRVRPVGGNAEVPFDARIVAATNRDLDEAVEARRFREDLYYRINVLHVELPPVRARGSDVLLLAQRFIEDFATRWGKEVVGLSPAAAERLLAYTWPGNVREIQNAMERAVALTGYPEITVEDLPAKIREHRPSHVLVAGDDPSELVPLEEVERRYILRVLEAAGGNKTLAARILGLDRKTLHRKLERWEPGAGGAKGS; from the coding sequence ATGGGCAGGCGAGCGCTGATCATCGACGACGACGAGGCGATGTGCGCGTGGCTCTCGGCGGACCTGCGGTCGCGCGGCGTCGAGGCGACGACCCGGACCTCACCGGCGGAGGCGCTCGCGCTGCTCGAGGCGGACGACGGCTTCGACGTCATCCTGACCGATCTGAACATGCGCGGGATGGACGGGATCGCGGTCTGCGGCCGGGCGGCCGAGATCCGGCCGGACGTGCCGGTCGTCGTGATCACCGCGTTCGGCAGCATCGAGACCGCGGTGCAGGCGATCCGCGCGGGCGCGTACGACTATGTGACCAAGCCGGTCGACATCGAGGCGCTGGCGCTGGCGCTGGAGCGGGCGATCGCGCATCACGCGCTCAAGGCCGAGGTGCGGCGGCTGCGCCGCGCCGTGGCGGGGCCCGGCGGGTTCCCGGACCTCATCGGCCGGAGCGCCGCGATGCGGGGCGTGCAGGACCTGATCGAGCGCATCGCCGACGCGGACGCGACGGTGCTCATCACCGGCGAGAGCGGGACGGGCAAGGAGGTCGTCGCGAAGGCGCTGCACGCGCGGAGCCGCCGCAAGGAGGGGCCGTTCGTGGCGATCAACTGCGCGGCGGTGCCGGAGTCGCTGATCGAGAGCGAGCTCTTCGGGCACGTGCGGGGGGCGTTCACCGACGCGCGCGCGGCGCGCTCCGGGCTGTTCGTCGAGGCGAACGGGGGGACGCTGCTGCTCGACGAGATCGGGGAGCTGCCGCTCGCGGTGCAGCCGAAGCTGCTCCGCGCGCTCCAGGAGCGCCGGGTGCGCCCGGTGGGCGGGAACGCGGAGGTGCCGTTCGACGCGCGCATCGTGGCCGCGACGAACCGCGACCTGGACGAGGCCGTCGAGGCGCGCCGGTTCCGGGAGGACCTGTACTACCGGATCAACGTGCTCCACGTGGAGCTGCCTCCCGTGCGCGCGCGGGGCAGCGACGTGCTGCTGCTCGCGCAGCGCTTCATCGAGGATTTCGCCACGCGCTGGGGCAAGGAGGTGGTCGGCCTGTCGCCGGCCGCCGCCGAGCGGCTGCTCGCCTACACGTGGCCGGGCAACGTGCGGGAGATCCAGAACGCCATGGAGCGGGCGGTGGCGCTCACGGGGTACCCGGAGATCACGGTGGAGGACCTGCCGGCGAAGATCCGGGAGCACCGGCCGTCGCACGTGCTCGTGGCGGGGGACGACCCGTCCGAGCTGGTGCCGCTCGAGGAAGTGGAGCGGCGCTACATCCTGCGGGTGCTCGAGGCGGCGGGCGGGAACAAGACGCTGGCGGCGAGGATCCTGGGGCTGGACCG
- the ahpF gene encoding alkyl hydroperoxide reductase subunit F, with protein MLEDSIKTQLRDVLGRLTRPVAVTAFVDDSQGSEEMRALLRDVASASSLVELHEQREGEGRTPSFGIHSPGEEPRVIFAGLPLGHELTSLILALLHVGGYPPKVSAEALEQIARLDGELRFETYFSQSCQNCPDVVQALNLMAAKNPRVRHVAVDGALFRGEVEQRKVMAVPTVFLNGEPFGQGRMELAQILAKLDDGSSVKRRVEALDQRKPFDMLIVGGGPAGASAAIYAARKGLDTGIVAERFGGQVMDTLAIENLISVVETDGPKLAAALEQHVRAYPVELIKHERVESITPGSPFELRLASGATLRAKSVVLATGARWRDMNVPGEAEYRTKGVTYCPHCDGPLFKGKRVAVIGGGNSGVEAAIDLAGVVGHVTLLEIAPALRADAVLVRKLKSMPNVEIITRARTTEVVGDGQKVVGLRWAHTETKEQNQIEVEGVFVQIGLLPNTRFIKGTVELNGLGEVVVNDRGQTSVPGLFAAGDMTTTPFKQIVVALGDGAKAALGAFEHLIRATAPAD; from the coding sequence ATGCTCGAAGACTCCATCAAGACCCAGCTCCGCGACGTCCTCGGACGGCTGACCCGTCCCGTCGCGGTCACCGCCTTCGTCGACGACTCGCAGGGGTCGGAGGAGATGCGCGCGCTCCTGCGCGACGTCGCGAGCGCCTCGTCCCTCGTCGAGCTCCACGAGCAGCGCGAGGGCGAAGGGCGCACGCCGTCGTTCGGCATCCACTCCCCTGGCGAGGAGCCGCGCGTGATCTTCGCGGGGCTCCCGCTCGGTCACGAGCTCACCTCGCTGATCCTCGCGCTCCTGCACGTCGGCGGCTATCCGCCGAAGGTGAGCGCAGAGGCGCTCGAGCAGATCGCGCGGCTCGACGGCGAGCTCCGGTTCGAGACCTACTTCTCTCAATCGTGCCAGAACTGCCCCGACGTCGTGCAGGCGCTGAACCTGATGGCGGCCAAGAACCCGAGGGTTCGCCACGTCGCCGTCGATGGCGCCCTCTTCCGGGGCGAGGTCGAGCAGCGGAAGGTCATGGCCGTGCCGACCGTCTTCCTGAACGGCGAGCCCTTCGGCCAGGGTCGGATGGAGCTCGCGCAGATCCTCGCCAAGCTCGACGACGGCTCCTCCGTGAAGAGGCGCGTCGAGGCGCTCGACCAGCGCAAGCCGTTCGACATGCTCATCGTCGGCGGCGGGCCCGCCGGCGCTTCGGCGGCCATCTACGCGGCGCGCAAGGGCCTCGACACAGGCATCGTCGCCGAGCGCTTCGGCGGGCAGGTGATGGACACCCTCGCCATCGAGAACCTCATCTCGGTCGTGGAGACCGACGGGCCCAAGCTCGCGGCGGCGCTCGAGCAACACGTGCGCGCGTACCCCGTCGAGCTCATCAAGCACGAGCGCGTCGAGTCGATCACGCCCGGCTCGCCGTTCGAGCTGCGCCTGGCGAGCGGCGCCACGCTCCGCGCGAAGAGCGTCGTCCTGGCGACGGGCGCCCGGTGGCGCGACATGAACGTCCCCGGCGAGGCCGAGTACCGGACCAAGGGCGTGACGTACTGCCCGCACTGCGACGGACCGCTGTTCAAGGGAAAGCGGGTCGCCGTCATCGGCGGCGGCAACTCCGGCGTCGAGGCGGCGATCGATCTCGCGGGCGTGGTCGGCCACGTCACCCTGCTCGAGATCGCCCCCGCCCTCCGCGCCGACGCGGTCCTCGTTCGCAAGCTCAAGAGCATGCCCAACGTCGAGATCATCACCCGCGCGCGCACGACCGAGGTGGTGGGCGACGGGCAGAAGGTCGTCGGGCTCCGCTGGGCGCACACAGAGACGAAGGAGCAGAACCAGATCGAGGTCGAGGGCGTGTTCGTGCAGATCGGCCTCCTCCCCAACACCCGGTTCATCAAGGGGACGGTGGAGCTCAACGGCCTCGGCGAGGTCGTCGTCAACGATCGCGGGCAGACGTCGGTGCCCGGCCTCTTCGCCGCCGGCGACATGACGACCACGCCGTTCAAGCAGATCGTCGTCGCCCTCGGCGACGGCGCGAAGGCCGCCCTCGGGGCCTTCGAGCACCTCATCCGCGCCACCGCGCCGGCCGACTGA
- a CDS encoding hydrogen peroxide-inducible genes activator, whose translation MDLEQVTLTQLRYAVAVEQTRSFRTAAERCHVSQSGLSMQVQKLEELLGIVLFDRSKKPVLVTEEGARAIAQMREILRETERLGQIVAGDDAPAGRYRLGIIPTLAPTVLPLFLEPFVKAHPRVELFIEELKTEEIIERLAADTLDAGLAATPLHAPGLSETPLGHEAMVAYLPEGDPLLDRKTVTQANLSDRELWVLPEGHCFRSQVLSYCRSGQARPPRGVQLESGSFETLIGLVDTGLGATVLPALVAQGLPPDKRRDRVRPLARPIPLREIGLVTSRTQLRRRVTESLAAAIREHLGRALGPSPPGGSVLDPLLPEG comes from the coding sequence ATGGACCTCGAGCAGGTGACGCTCACGCAGCTCCGCTACGCCGTGGCGGTGGAGCAGACCCGCAGCTTCCGCACCGCGGCCGAGCGCTGCCACGTCTCGCAGTCCGGGCTCAGCATGCAGGTCCAGAAGCTCGAGGAGCTCCTCGGAATCGTGCTGTTCGACCGCAGCAAGAAGCCCGTCCTGGTGACCGAGGAGGGGGCGCGCGCCATCGCTCAGATGCGCGAGATCCTCCGGGAGACGGAGCGGCTCGGTCAGATCGTCGCCGGCGACGACGCTCCGGCGGGGCGCTACCGGCTGGGGATCATCCCGACCCTCGCTCCCACCGTGCTGCCCCTGTTCCTCGAGCCCTTCGTGAAGGCGCACCCGCGCGTCGAGCTGTTCATCGAGGAGCTGAAGACCGAGGAGATCATCGAGCGGCTCGCCGCCGACACCCTCGACGCGGGGCTCGCTGCGACGCCGCTCCACGCTCCGGGGCTGAGCGAGACGCCCCTCGGACACGAGGCGATGGTCGCCTATCTCCCCGAGGGCGACCCGCTGCTCGACCGCAAGACGGTCACGCAGGCCAACCTCAGCGATCGCGAGCTGTGGGTGCTCCCGGAGGGGCACTGCTTCCGGAGCCAGGTGCTCTCGTATTGCAGGAGCGGCCAGGCGAGGCCCCCGCGCGGCGTCCAGCTCGAGAGCGGCAGCTTCGAGACGTTGATCGGCCTGGTCGACACCGGGCTCGGAGCGACCGTGCTGCCCGCGCTGGTGGCGCAGGGGCTGCCCCCGGACAAGCGCCGCGACCGCGTGCGGCCCCTCGCCCGGCCGATCCCGCTCCGGGAGATCGGGCTCGTCACGTCGCGAACCCAGCTGCGCAGGCGCGTCACCGAGTCGCTCGCGGCCGCGATCCGCGAGCACCTCGGCCGCGCGCTCGGGCCCTCGCCCCCGGGCGGGAGCGTGCTCGATCCGCTGCTCCCCGAGGGCTGA
- a CDS encoding EI24 domain-containing protein — protein MHDRWDVRGRMITPDAPRGSLSAPAQRPTAGLVPLDRPGFGAGLEAMLGGYGYLLRTPDLWPLALVPTGIALVLMVVLSIVGVKLAPSLVELIVREPGTGGLWTVLMAVLRILSLAVVLVAALVISFGLAKPLSGTALERMVRRAEADLGAPPWPEVGFFADMWRALQSSLVALAFTLPILIVLGVVGLLFAPANVVVVPLQLAVTALAGAWDLCDCPLSIRGVPVAARIEFVRRNLAAVMGFGSGLALLSFLPCALLFVLPAGVLGAARLVVTLERWEATTRAPR, from the coding sequence ATGCACGACCGCTGGGACGTTCGTGGCCGGATGATCACCCCCGACGCTCCCCGCGGCTCTCTCTCGGCGCCCGCGCAGCGCCCGACCGCGGGGCTCGTGCCGCTCGATCGCCCCGGCTTCGGCGCGGGCCTCGAGGCCATGCTGGGCGGCTACGGTTACCTCCTTCGCACGCCGGACCTCTGGCCGCTCGCGCTCGTCCCCACGGGCATCGCGCTGGTGCTCATGGTCGTGCTCTCCATCGTCGGCGTGAAGCTCGCGCCTTCGCTCGTCGAGCTGATCGTGAGGGAGCCGGGGACGGGGGGGCTCTGGACCGTGCTCATGGCCGTGCTGCGGATCCTCTCGCTCGCGGTGGTGCTCGTGGCCGCCCTCGTGATCTCGTTCGGGCTCGCGAAGCCGCTCTCGGGGACCGCGCTGGAGCGGATGGTGCGCAGGGCCGAGGCCGATCTCGGGGCGCCCCCGTGGCCGGAGGTCGGCTTCTTCGCGGACATGTGGCGCGCTCTGCAGTCGTCGCTCGTGGCGCTCGCCTTCACGCTCCCGATCCTCATCGTCCTCGGCGTCGTCGGTCTGCTCTTCGCGCCGGCGAACGTCGTCGTCGTCCCGCTCCAGCTCGCGGTGACGGCGCTCGCGGGGGCCTGGGACCTCTGCGACTGCCCGCTGTCGATCCGCGGCGTGCCCGTTGCGGCGCGGATCGAGTTCGTGCGCCGGAACCTCGCCGCGGTGATGGGCTTCGGCTCCGGCCTCGCGCTGCTCTCGTTCTTGCCTTGCGCGCTGCTCTTCGTGCTCCCGGCCGGCGTCCTCGGGGCGGCTCGGCTCGTCGTCACGCTGGAGCGGTGGGAGGCCACGACGCGAGCGCCGCGCTGA
- a CDS encoding pyridoxamine 5'-phosphate oxidase family protein — translation MTSLPGWTREGSPYHPGEMAMQARAGARERAEKAGRRIIRDFMPDQHRELFAQLPFLLVGALDAGRRPWASIVVGQPGFISSPDPRTLAVKARPGAGDPLGPHLVAGAPVGLLGIQLETRRRNRMNGTISAAGEQGFVVEVGQSFGNCAQYIQAREPELVRAPDVAPAPPALPEGPALSAGAAARIRRADTFFIATAAPAARGGDAIEGADVSHRGGKPGFVRVTEEDGHTVLTSPDFTGNSMFNTFGNLAMNPRAGVLFVDFASGGVLSLTGEAEVLWDGPELSAFAGAQRLLRFHVAEGVWREGALPLRWSAPVPAPQLAATGSWEDVERR, via the coding sequence GTGACCTCCCTGCCCGGGTGGACAAGGGAGGGCTCGCCCTATCACCCGGGCGAGATGGCCATGCAGGCGCGGGCCGGGGCGCGCGAGCGCGCCGAGAAGGCCGGGCGCCGGATCATCCGGGACTTCATGCCCGACCAGCACCGCGAGCTGTTCGCGCAGCTGCCGTTCCTGCTCGTCGGGGCCCTCGACGCAGGGCGCCGGCCGTGGGCCTCGATCGTCGTGGGGCAGCCGGGGTTCATCTCGTCCCCGGATCCGCGGACGCTCGCGGTGAAGGCTCGCCCGGGAGCCGGCGATCCGCTCGGCCCGCACCTCGTGGCCGGCGCGCCCGTCGGCCTCCTCGGCATTCAGCTGGAGACCCGCCGCCGAAACCGGATGAACGGGACGATCAGCGCGGCCGGCGAGCAAGGCTTCGTGGTCGAGGTCGGGCAGAGCTTCGGCAACTGCGCGCAGTACATCCAGGCGCGGGAGCCCGAGCTCGTGAGGGCGCCGGACGTGGCTCCCGCGCCCCCGGCGCTGCCGGAAGGGCCGGCGCTGTCCGCCGGCGCGGCGGCGCGGATCCGCCGCGCGGACACGTTCTTCATCGCGACCGCGGCGCCGGCCGCGCGGGGAGGCGACGCGATCGAGGGCGCCGACGTGTCCCACCGGGGCGGCAAGCCGGGCTTCGTGCGCGTGACCGAGGAGGACGGCCACACCGTCCTGACCTCGCCGGATTTCACCGGGAACTCCATGTTCAACACGTTCGGCAACCTGGCGATGAACCCGCGCGCCGGGGTGCTCTTCGTCGACTTCGCCTCCGGCGGGGTGCTGTCGCTGACCGGCGAGGCCGAGGTGCTCTGGGACGGGCCGGAGCTCTCGGCCTTCGCCGGCGCCCAGCGGCTCCTGCGGTTCCACGTGGCCGAGGGCGTCTGGCGGGAGGGCGCGCTGCCGCTGCGCTGGTCGGCGCCGGTGCCCGCGCCGCAGCTCGCGGCGACGGGCTCGTGGGAGGACGTGGAGCGCAGGTGA
- the ahpC gene encoding alkyl hydroperoxide reductase subunit C gives MSLINTRIKPFKATAFHQGKFVDVSHESVLGKWSLFVFYPADFTFVCPTELEDLADLHGEFQKLGVEIYGVSTDTHFAHKAWHDTSAAIKKVKYPLVGDPTATLSRNFGVLIEEEGLALRGSFLVNPDGVIKVYEIHDLGIGRSAAEMLRKAKAAQYVAAHPGEVCPAKWDEGAKTLKPSLDLVGKI, from the coding sequence ATGTCGCTCATCAACACCCGCATCAAACCGTTCAAGGCCACCGCGTTCCACCAGGGGAAGTTCGTGGACGTCTCGCACGAGTCGGTCCTCGGCAAGTGGTCGCTCTTCGTGTTCTACCCGGCGGACTTCACCTTCGTGTGCCCGACCGAGCTCGAGGACCTCGCGGACCTCCACGGCGAGTTCCAGAAGCTGGGCGTCGAGATCTACGGCGTCTCCACCGACACGCACTTCGCGCACAAGGCGTGGCACGACACGTCCGCGGCGATCAAGAAGGTCAAATACCCGCTCGTCGGCGATCCGACCGCCACCCTCTCGCGCAACTTCGGCGTGCTCATCGAGGAGGAGGGCCTCGCGCTCCGCGGCTCGTTCCTCGTGAACCCCGACGGCGTCATCAAGGTCTACGAGATCCACGACCTCGGCATCGGCCGCAGCGCGGCGGAGATGCTCCGCAAGGCCAAGGCGGCCCAGTACGTCGCCGCGCACCCGGGCGAGGTCTGCCCGGCGAAGTGGGACGAGGGCGCGAAGACCCTCAAGCCGTCGCTCGATCTCGTCGGCAAGATCTGA
- a CDS encoding LysR family transcriptional regulator, with product MDRLDSMRVFVAVAEEEGFAPAARRLSMSPPAVTRAIAALEERIGTRLLHRTTRVVRLTEAGARYLADCKRILGEIEEAEASAAGSHTALRGQIGVTAPVLFGRMFVAPALFDFLALHPRVSARTLLVDRIVDMLDEGLDVAVRIAHLPDSSLSAIRVGSVRRVVCASPGCLAARGEPRAPADLARLDTIGFSPTGSPEEWSFGSGSRVESVFPTSQLLVNTADVAIAAAVAGRGFARVLSYQIGPELRAGRLSIVLAAHEPPPVPIHVVHLEGRRAAARVRAFVDFLVERLRSEAWLSC from the coding sequence ATGGATCGCCTCGACTCCATGCGCGTGTTCGTGGCCGTCGCCGAGGAGGAGGGCTTCGCGCCGGCCGCGCGGCGGCTGTCCATGTCGCCGCCGGCGGTGACGCGGGCCATCGCTGCGCTCGAGGAGCGCATCGGCACCCGGCTCCTGCACCGCACGACGCGCGTCGTCCGCCTGACCGAGGCGGGCGCCCGGTACCTCGCGGATTGCAAGCGGATCCTCGGCGAGATCGAGGAGGCCGAGGCGTCCGCGGCCGGGTCCCATACCGCGTTGCGAGGGCAGATCGGCGTGACGGCGCCCGTCCTGTTCGGGCGAATGTTCGTCGCGCCGGCCCTCTTCGACTTCCTCGCTCTCCATCCGCGCGTGTCGGCGCGGACGCTGCTCGTCGACCGCATCGTCGACATGCTCGATGAGGGGCTCGACGTCGCCGTCCGGATAGCCCATCTCCCGGACTCGTCGCTCAGCGCGATCCGCGTCGGCTCGGTGCGGCGGGTGGTCTGCGCGTCGCCGGGGTGCCTGGCCGCGCGGGGCGAGCCCAGGGCGCCGGCCGATCTGGCGCGGCTCGACACGATCGGCTTCTCGCCGACGGGCTCACCCGAGGAGTGGTCGTTCGGGTCGGGCTCACGGGTCGAGAGTGTCTTTCCAACATCGCAGCTCCTCGTCAACACCGCCGACGTCGCCATCGCGGCGGCCGTGGCCGGGCGGGGGTTCGCGCGGGTGCTCTCGTATCAGATCGGCCCGGAGCTGCGCGCCGGGCGCCTCTCGATCGTGCTCGCCGCGCACGAGCCCCCGCCGGTCCCCATCCATGTCGTCCATCTGGAGGGCCGGCGGGCGGCGGCCAGGGTGCGCGCGTTCGTCGATTTCCTTGTCGAGCGGCTCCGGTCCGAGGCGTGGCTGAGCTGCTGA
- a CDS encoding glutathione S-transferase family protein, producing MTLPASPIRLYRYALSGHAHRVELFLSLLRLPFEKVDVDLKGGAHKSPEFLSKNAFGQVPVIEDGDVTLADSNAILVYLATRYDPSGRWLPRDPVAAAHVQRWLSVAAGQLVAGPAAARAASVFGRKLDVEQAKGIAAQLFAVIDQHLANQRFLAGDEPTLADIAIYTYTAHAPEGGVSLDPYGNLRAWLARVEALPGFVPMKKALS from the coding sequence ATGACCCTCCCTGCCAGCCCCATCCGCCTCTACCGCTATGCGCTCTCGGGACACGCGCACCGCGTGGAGCTGTTCCTGTCGCTGCTGCGGCTGCCGTTCGAGAAGGTCGACGTCGATCTGAAGGGCGGCGCGCACAAGTCGCCCGAGTTCCTGAGCAAGAACGCGTTCGGTCAGGTGCCCGTGATCGAGGACGGCGACGTGACGCTGGCCGACAGCAACGCGATCCTCGTGTACCTGGCGACGCGGTACGACCCGTCGGGGCGCTGGCTCCCGCGCGATCCGGTGGCGGCGGCGCACGTGCAGCGGTGGCTCTCCGTGGCCGCCGGGCAGCTCGTGGCGGGGCCCGCGGCGGCGCGCGCCGCGAGCGTGTTCGGCCGCAAGCTGGACGTCGAGCAGGCCAAGGGGATCGCCGCGCAGCTCTTCGCGGTGATCGACCAGCACCTCGCGAACCAGCGCTTCCTGGCCGGCGACGAGCCGACCCTCGCGGACATCGCGATCTACACGTACACGGCGCACGCGCCCGAGGGCGGCGTGTCGCTGGATCCGTACGGGAACCTGCGCGCGTGGCTCGCCCGCGTGGAGGCGCTGCCCGGCTTCGTGCCGATGAAGAAGGCGCTGTCGTGA